ttttaataaaattattttcttttatttaaattataataaaaaatagaagattttttttCCACATGATAGTAGTAATATTTCTTTAAAATTCTCTCTATTGATATCtttaaaaagggtaaaaaagataGAGAAAAAGCATCTGTGGGGAAACCCTAATTTCGTCGATTCAGTTTCATTTCAGCCTCGCATTACCtatctctctatttttctctctctctcattcACTGTCTATATTCAATTCCccaatctctctctctttctctctctaaaaattCCCAACTCATCCGTGTTCTCGAAAATTCTTCACCGGTATAACGATTCCTCGATCGATCCGTCCCCTCCTCTTCCCTTAAAGGTATGCTTCTATCGATCTTCAGTAGCAGattgattatttattttcttcttttttttcttctgattttttattgttatttagaTGTCGGTTTGGACGATTGGTAAAttattaggaatttttgtttacttttctaCGAAGGGGAATTTGGCGCTTATGTTGGTTATATAGCCATGTAAATTTTCCTTGTATTGATTTGTGTTTATGGTCATGATTAGTGTTGGGAAAATAAAATGATCCATATTTAAGCATGAATTTTCCATGGATAAAGGAGGATGGATGCGGTATGATTCGGGCCGGGGAAAAAAATAGTCAAATTATGTTGAATCCTCAAAATGATGGATGGCGGACATGGAATAAGATGGGCCCAGAGAGGGCAGAATGGATATAGAGTGATTGATATTATTGACAATCATTGGATTGAGGCATTCAGGCGTAGTTGTTAGTGTTATGTATGGATAAAATAGTCAAATTATGTTGAATCCTCAAAACAATGGTAGTAATGGGACTTGGAAAAGATGGGGCTCAAATAGAGCAGAATGGATATAGAAGATTTTTTTAATGACTGAGAAATCCATCTGGGCCAATCCTTAGGACCAACTGCAGCCTAGGAAGCTCGGGGATAATAGTGGATTCATATAGCTGACACATCTAATTTGTATTGAGGCATTTAGGGGTAGTCATTGTTGCTATTATGCAGGGAAGTTGTGGTTTTATGGGGTAAGGATGGGTTCGGCTGGAGAAGCTGCCAAAGGAAATGGGATTGCAACAAGCTTCTATTGTAACATGTCTAAGGTTTTCTTATTTGTATTGGttaacaaccccccccccccccctttgtcTTGGCGAAAATGCTCATAAGTAAAAGATGCTGAAAGCCTAAATGATTGTGAGATATTCGCTGCCATGGTTGGAATGAGACTCTTTTATTTGTCTTGGAAAAGGGGTGGGATTCTCTTTTTAAACGCCTTTCACCCCTCACATTCGTGAATAGGTTTAAATCAGTGTTGTCAAACGTGTGCTTAATGCGGCCTTGGAGCGAGGcacaaaacatgttgagcgcttcgccttGCTTAGCGGGCGCTTTAGTGTCGTCATCAAGGCTCTAATACATACTTTTCCTTGCTAATGAGCGTAATCTTGAAGAGGCGGCATTAGACAATTGATATTTAACTTTCTCgtaatttctttcaatttttttgtcAATATATTCGTTATTGATGCTTGTAATTATTAATCTTGGACTACACACACATATTTGTATTGTTCTCCTTTTGCGTCTTTCTTCATTAAAGCCCACACTTTATTTGTGCTTTGCTCTTAAAGCCCCAACGCACCTTAGAGCTTctttgcgcttttcgcctttgatagcACTGGTCTAAGTATAACACTGGTTAGGATCAGAATTGTCGTGACCATATTGTTCTAAAATAGTTGCAACCATGTTGCGGATCAGAAATGCCATGACTGACTTGTTCTATTTGGAAATCAAAGGTGTAATTTGGAAACAATTTCTCATCAAGatagtcttttcttttcttgtaagTTAATTGTAGATGGAATATCTTGTGTGCCTAGGTCTCCGTGGATTATGGAACTTGCATAAGAATTTCTATGGTAAATGATTGACTGTCAGTTGAAAAATTAGTAATTTGTAAGCAGCTGACTGAGGTATTGGAAATTATAGGTTCTACAGTTGTCCAAATTGCAATTGGTTTTTGATTTTGGCACCAATTTATTTCTTCCAGAAAGGATCTTAATTAAATTAACAGTGATTGTTGGATGTACTTATCTATCTCCTCTGTTTCTGTTTTGACAACAAATGCAACTTATTTAGCTTCTTGCACGggttctcaaaaaaaaaaaaaagatgtggacaatttataaaaattcacaTTCCTTATTTTTATCAGATATGTGTATTTCTCTGTTTATCATGAATCTGGAAGAGCATTGTTCTGACTAAATCTCGGTCTTTAGGCCCCTTTAAAAAACAGTCCATATGCCATGAAACTCAATTGTTTGTTCTTCGTGTCCATTATCTCTATTCTAGATAGACTGCAAAACGTCTGTGTATGTATGTGCTGCTCTTACTGAATCACGGTCAGAAGTGTGCCGTTGCACATCAACTATGTAAATATATGATATTTTGGAATTGCTACTTTGAATGATCTGTATATGCTACTGTCGTTGGCCTGTTCGAGCTCTCAGTACAATTCTGGAAGTATGCTTATGTTTTCATTTAATTTTATATTAGTCTTCTTGATGAGAGTTTCTTGCCTACTCTTATATTATGTATAACACTGGCCAGTGGTCGTGGGTGCTTCACTGATTTTAGTGTAAATTAACCGTGGTCAAACATGATCATAGTGGGTGCTCATGATCAATTATTTAACTTTTTAGGTATTATCTATGAGTACATAACACAATTTGGCCTAAGCCAATGGGTGCTGTGGGTGCTTCGGCACCCATACCTCAAACGTAAATCCGCAACATCCTGTAGGTCTTGTGACTTTCTTGTTAACTCATTATAACAGTTAAAGgaagaagcaacaacaacaacatcagtcCAGTGTGGTTCCACAAGTAGGGTCTGGAaagggtaagatgtacgcagccttacccctaccctgggagggcagagagactgtttccgatagaccctcggctaaagaaggTGACCCTGGTAGCAAGTAATAGCAAAACAataattagaaaactaaatcgGAGATAGCAACAGATAATATGAAAGGGATACTGATAACAAGTAGCAGCAAGATAACATATTTAGAAATTCCAAGGCAGCAGACGAGAATATGAACGAAGTACTGCTAGCAAACTACGGAATTACCAATGGCAAGTAACAATGAAACGAGACATGCGAATATAGAAAACTAAGGAAAAAAAGGGTACTGAACTAGCGCTAATACTATCGAGCTAGAGAAGACAAAGGGAGATGcacgactacctactaaccttctaccctaatcttcaacctccacacccttctatctagagtcatgtcctcggttagctCAAGTAGCGCCATGTCCcacctgatcacctctccccgagacttctttggcctacctctacccctcctcTCACCTCCTAAGGCCAACCTCTCACTTCTCCTGACAGGGGCATCTAcgcttctcctcttaacatgctcGAACCATTTCAACCTTGCCTCACGCATCTTTGCCTCCACAGGGGCCACCCCCATCTTGtctcgaataacttcattcctaattctatccaatccagtatgcccacacatccatctcaacatcctcatttccgcTACCTTCATCTGCTGGACATGAGAGgttttgactggccaacactctgccccatacaacatagtcggtctaacaaCTACCTTGTAGAACTTACACTTAAGTCTCaacggcacattcttatcacacaagacaccggaagcaagcctccacttcatccaccctgcTCTGATACGGTATGTGACATCCTCATCTATCTCCCCATCCTTCTGAATTATAGATCCCAGATACTTGAAAATCTCTCTCCTGGAAATGACTTGCGTATCGAGTTTCACATCCCCGTCCGCCTCCTGGGTAACAACgctaaacttgcactccaagtattctgtcttggtcctgttcaacttgaaacccttagactccaGGGTATGTCTCCAGACCTCAAGCCTCTCGTTAACGCcacctcgcgtctcatcaattagGACTATGTCGTATAAatgattttgttttttcttttggaCGGTGGGGTTGTGGTGTTTGTGAAATATTGAGTGAGGTTCATTCGCATTATGCAATTACTTATGCATTAAAAAGTTCATCTTAGATGGTGGTTTGAATGAGATCGAGAATGGACATTTAGATATTGCTGCTTGAAGACATTTCTTGCCTCTAACCAACGAGAGAAACTACACCTAAGATAGTCTTAATGCAGTTTTCTGCATGACTGAAAATCCCCTTTTGTGTAATCATGTGAGGCATTCGTCTCAGGCATAATGCATTGCCACTCAAATTGCTAATTGGAGATGCCTTTGAATAGGTAGGGTTTTTAGGATTCTCGATGTAGTTAGTGCTGAAGTTTACTAGACTACGGATGATGAAACAAACATAAAGACAATCCTTTGGGTGGAATTTTATTAGGATTACCTGGATAGACGCTCCTTTCTATTACTTAGTAGTATCTAGATTGATACTCATTTCTATAAATTTTCCATGGGCTTTGGCTTCTGATCTGATAGAATGAGGCTTACTTCATTCATTAGCTACGCTTGTCTATCTGCTTTTGCTCTCCGGCAGTGGTAACGTTAGAATCTCTCTTCTTGTCGTATGACTAGAGTTGCAGTAGAATTCTTCTTGGTTCAGCTTTTCTGCAAGTTTAAAAGAATTGCTCAAAACTTGCAATAGTAACATATTTGACCCTTCTCTGATAATTCAAGTTTGTGTTCATGTCTCTTCTTTGTACGTGAATTTAATCAATGCATTGCGTTATATGGTTATCAACTCATTAAATTTATTGTTTCAGGAATACAAGGAATTGTCTAACAGATAAAAGTGTGTCCATGTTCATCTATAGTTCTGTCTTGCTTCCTTGTCTGTCAGTTGATACTGAGATGTACACATCAAGCCTAGGAATTAAAAAAACTtcagttatatatatattctcGTATCTGTGCCTTTGATGTTATTATGGAACTTATTAGATCTTCCTCTCTTAAGGGGAATGTGCAGACCTCTACTTGTGTACTCTTTTTCGACAAGAAGTCGTTTTCTTCTTCAAACTTAATATTGTAATTTTTATTGATGAAGAGCCTCTTATCGATAAAATTTACACTCTGTGCTAAACTTACTCTATTATTCTTCTTCTCTGGTATAGATTTTTGAATTAGAAGCTGCAGCAATGTCTCCAGCATCTAGGTCCAAGCCAAAGGACAAAAAGGGTGGCAAGGAACCACCCAAAGCTGCTTCAAAGCCTTCAAGTGTAAATGCAGGTGCTGCAACACCCACTAGTGGATACAATCCTCTTTTAGGAACATTCCATACGCTTGAGACAGCTCCTGTGACTTCAAATGCTGCTCTTCATGTGAATGGTCGTTTCAGAAATATTGACGAGACAGATGACCATAGTGGGCACTCACTTGGAGCTAGCACTGAGTATGATTCTGTTTCCAATAATGGTAGCTGGTCTGGTGAGTCCGAGGACCATAAAGAGAAAACATCCAATCCTCCTCCGCGGCCAGAGGCAGTACCTGGCTCTGATAACGACAAGCGCGAAAAAATTCGTCAGAAGAATGAGAAGAAGCATCAACGTCAAAAGGAGAGACGAGCTCAAGAATTGCATGAAAAGTGCAGTGGCTATCTCATGTCGAGAAAGCTGGAAGCTCTTTCCCAGCAGCTTGTGGCTATGGGATTCTCTTCAGAAcgagcgacaatggctcttatctTGAATGAAGGCAGAGTAGAAGAATCAGTGTCGTGGTTATTTGAAGGAGGTGAAGAAGCAGATAAACATAAGGAACATAATCTTGATGGTGGGGGTAATCTGAAAATTGACATTTCAGAAGAGCTTGCTCGAATTGCAGACATGGAAATTAGGTATAAGTGCTCCAGGCAGGAGGTTGAAAGAGCAGTAGTTGCCTGTGAGGGTGATCTCGAGAAGGCTGGAGAGACTTTGAGGTCACAAAAGCAGGAACCTCATTCTGTGCCATCTAAGCCTGAAGAAAGTGGTGATCCTCCTACCGTGGGCAATGGCAAGCTTCCAGTTGTCAACAGCCAGAACTTACTTAGAGTACCTGTAAAACCTTCATCCAGCACAATATTGCCAAAGAGGGATGACAGAGACTTCAATTATACTAAAGTTGCAGCCACAGCAGGGTCTTCTGCGGATAATGGGAGCAAAAATATACAATCATTAAAAAAGGTTCAACCGAAACTGGACTGGGCCAAGCCACCGCAGGTGGTGGTGCCTGCTGACAAAAGGTGGCCAAATGCAGGATCGAATCCTTCTGTTTCCTATTCTTTGGCATCTCCTCTGCAGGCATCACCCTCATCTGCCAAGTCAGAAGCTCGTTATGTGGCTGTAGGAAATGAGTTGAAGAATCTACAGCTAGGAACCGTGAGAGAACCAGTCATAGTTATGCAACGACCCAATCAATCAATTAATCCTAAGCAGACTCCCACCTCAACTGTTAGCTCTTCTCCACCTGGAACTGCAGCAGGGTGGTTTCCTAACAATTCTATTGAAACAATGAAACCCAATGAACTGATGCCACATATTCCTGGCACAAGAAGCCTAAGCACAAATGGTGTCAGCACAAACCAGTTGTACAGCCAACTTCAGTATCAACAGCACCAGCAACCACAACAACTTGTTTCTAGCAATGGCTCACTTGAATCACCAGGAATAAGCCGGGGGAATAGTTTGTGGAATAGAACAGGTGCTCTGCAGACACAAACCCTTTCTCCGGCTTCCTCGCTTGGACTCTTCTCTGGGTTTGGAACCAATGGTACATCTGGATCATCATCTCCAGTGGATTGGAACAGTGGTGGTGGCTCAATGGTGCAGCTAGACTACGCCAACATAGACTGGAGTTTAGATCGTGGGACTTCATCATCGAGATTAGGTGGCATGTGGTCAACGACAAGCTCTTTTAGGCCAAACAATGCTCGTACATATGATTCATTTACCCCTGGACTTGGTGTTACATCTGCCATGAGACCTGTCCTGTCCAATGGAGGTGGTGTCTCAATTCCCGGATTGCAGGAAAGAGTTGCGACAGCGGAAACGTCTACTGGTGGTTCTCGGGAGTGGACTTCTCCATTTGAAGAGAGAGATCTTTTTAGCTTACCAAGACAGTTCGTTTCTTCCCCTTCACTTTAGGAGTGGTGAAGTGGAATTGAAATGaataaaaaggagaaagaaatgaaagagacCAGTAAATGTGCTTGAATTTGATGTTGGTGTTGGTTCTTATGATGCTATTTCCATGTTGATGTTTGTTATGATCATCTTAGTGGAAGAGCATCCCAGTCCTTTGGTTTATACTTGTTTCTTCCCTCTTAATTCCCCTGTTTCTGCCCCCAGCCAGCCTTTAATTCTCAAACATAAAGTCCTCTCAAGAACAATAAAAAGGAAACAAGAAAAATGTCTCCCTTTACATCAAGCTTGACATTTTAATTTAGGAGTCACTATTACAGCGAAATTAGTTCAAATTATTCATTTGCAGTAAGAATAAAATTACTAGCGACATTTGTAATACAATAGTATAGGAATAGTCCCAAGCATAGGGAAGCGATATTCGATATTAAAAAGTATTTTGCTCCCCACATTTACACAACAAAATGGACATTTCTCGAAGGGAAATTAGTTCAAATTATCCCGATCAATAGGAGTAGGAAATTCAAGAAGGTCCTTGTCCTTGTCGAACAAACACATTTCTTGCTCGTTCAAGTTGACGAACGCTTCCACTCCTCTATCTGGAGTATTCATCAAGATAAAGTTCTTGCTAAATTGACCAACATTTCCTAGACTTCCTTTAGCAGGTCTCCCCCATCCAAAATCTAGTTTCTCGTATTCGTACATTAATGTACTACTACAAAGGTACACATCACAATTCCTTTGGTTGAATAACTCTTTTCCTGTTCTATATGCATCTAGCATCTCTACAACCCACTCATTTTCTTCGAGATTATTTTTGCTGGAGAGGTTGTTTTTGTACTTTCTTATATCTCGTACTAATTTTGGCAACCTGAGGTCTCGTTCGTTGTTATATATTGGTGTAGAAAAGACAGTGAGAATATTCCCTATGGTGCTTGGTGGTAGCGGAGGTGAAATTCTTTCTCGAAGATTTGAGTATTGGATCAACTGAGATCGCTGAAATGAACCCGAGCTACCACTTACAGCAAAGGCAGCACATTTGTAGAGAAGTGCATTCACGACCTCGCTCCTTGTTGGATTTTGAAGTCCTGATTCATCAGCAATATAGGCTTTGAGAGCACTTAATTTCGAGTCAGAGAAAACAAACCTCTTTTGGATACAATCCTTGTTTTTCGACTC
Above is a window of Nicotiana tabacum cultivar K326 chromosome 8, ASM71507v2, whole genome shotgun sequence DNA encoding:
- the LOC107809603 gene encoding acyltransferase Pun1-like, which encodes MVSVSKMLSTISKKIIKPSSPTPSTQRCHKLSLLDQRPYNYMPLVFFYPKHQVATIPNGPKQLPNLLANSVSKTLTCYYPWAGSLKDNATIDCDDSGVEFFEVQISSQMDKVIHHPNSNIKELTFRQVGDACSAYYFLRDWAALTRNPNAKISPYFAEDSLFPSPFDGPLVASVIESKNKDCIQKRFVFSDSKLSALKAYIADESGLQNPTRSEVVNALLYKCAAFAVSGSSGSFQRSQLIQYSNLRERISPPLPPSTIGNILTVFSTPIYNNERDLRLPKLVRDIRKYKNNLSSKNNLEENEWVVEMLDAYRTGKELFNQRNCDVYLCSSTLMYEYEKLDFGWGRPAKGSLGNVGQFSKNFILMNTPDRGVEAFVNLNEQEMCLFDKDKDLLEFPTPIDRDNLN
- the LOC107809605 gene encoding uncharacterized protein LOC107809605: MSPASRSKPKDKKGGKEPPKAASKPSSVNAGAATPTSGYNPLLGTFHTLETAPVTSNAALHVNGRFRNIDETDDHSGHSLGASTEYDSVSNNGSWSGESEDHKEKTSNPPPRPEAVPGSDNDKREKIRQKNEKKHQRQKERRAQELHEKCSGYLMSRKLEALSQQLVAMGFSSERATMALILNEGRVEESVSWLFEGGEEADKHKEHNLDGGGNLKIDISEELARIADMEIRYKCSRQEVERAVVACEGDLEKAGETLRSQKQEPHSVPSKPEESGDPPTVGNGKLPVVNSQNLLRVPVKPSSSTILPKRDDRDFNYTKVAATAGSSADNGSKNIQSLKKVQPKLDWAKPPQVVVPADKRWPNAGSNPSVSYSLASPLQASPSSAKSEARYVAVGNELKNLQLGTVREPVIVMQRPNQSINPKQTPTSTVSSSPPGTAAGWFPNNSIETMKPNELMPHIPGTRSLSTNGVSTNQLYSQLQYQQHQQPQQLVSSNGSLESPGISRGNSLWNRTGALQTQTLSPASSLGLFSGFGTNGTSGSSSPVDWNSGGGSMVQLDYANIDWSLDRGTSSSRLGGMWSTTSSFRPNNARTYDSFTPGLGVTSAMRPVLSNGGGVSIPGLQERVATAETSTGGSREWTSPFEERDLFSLPRQFVSSPSL